The genomic interval ATGACTCCCACAAGAGGGATGACTCGCACAAGAGGGATGACTCCCACAGGAGGGATGACTCCCACAGGAGGGATGACTCCCACAGGAGGGATGACTCCCACAAGAGGGATGACTCGCACAAGAGGGATTACTCCCACAGGAGGGATGACTCCCACAGGAGGGATGACTCCCACAGGAGGGATGACTCCCACAAGAGGGATGACTCGCACAAGAGGGATGACTCCCACAGGAGGGATGACTCCCACAGGAGGGATGACTCCCACAAGAGGGATAACTCCCACAAGAGGGATGACTCCCACAGGAGGGATGACTCCCACAGGAGGGATGACTCCCACAGGAAGGATGACTCCCACAGGAGGGATGACTCCCACAGGAGGGATGACTCCCACAGGAGGGATGACTCCCACAGGAGGGATGACTCCCACAGGAGGGATGACTCCCCCAGGAGGGATGACTCTCACAGGAGGGATGACTCCCACAGGAGGGATGACTCCCACAGGAGGGATGACTCCCACAGGAGGGATGACTCCCACAAGAGGGATGACTCCCACAGGAGGGATGACTCCCACAGGAGGGATGACTCCCACAAGAGGGATGACTCGCACAAGAGGGATGACTCCCACAGGAGGGATGACTCCCACAGGAGGGATGACTCCCACAGGAGGGATGACTCCCACAGGAGGGATGACTCCCACAGGAGGGATGACTCCCACAGGAGGGATGACTCCCACAGGAGGGATGACTCCCACAGGAGGGATGACTCCCACAGGAGGGATGACTCCCACAGGAGGGATGACTCCCACAGGAGGGATGACTCCCACAAGAGGGATGACTCGCACAAGAGGGATGACTCCCACAGGAGGGATGACTCCCACAGGAGGGATGACTCCCACAGGAGGGATGACTCCCACAAGAGGGATGACTCGCACAAGAGGGATTACTCCCACAGGAGGGATGACTCCCACAGGAGGGATGACTCCCACAGGAGGGATGACTCCCACAAGAGGGATGACTCGCACAAGAGGGATGACTCCCACAGGAGGGATGACTCCCACAGGAGGGATGACTCCCACAAGAGGGATAACTCCCACAAGAGGGATGACTCCCACAGGAGGGATAACTCCCACTTGAGGGATGACTCCCACGTGAGGGATGACTCCCAAAGGAGGGATGACTCCCACAGGAGGGATAACTCCCACGTGAGGGATGACTCCCACAGGAGGGAACACTCCCATAGGAGGGATGACTCCCACAGAAGGAGTCACTCCCTCAGGAGGGATCACTCCCACAGGAGGGATCATTCCCACAGGAGGAATCACTCCCAAAGGAGGGATCACTCCCACAGAAGTGATCACTCCTACAGGAGAGATCACTGTCACAGGAGGGATGACTCCCACAGGAGGGATAACTCCCACATGAGGGATGACTCCCGCAGGAGGGATGACTCCCACACGAGGGACCCCTCCCACAGGAGGGATGACTCCTACAGGAGGGATCATTCCCACAGGAGGGATCACTCCCACAGGAGGGATCACTCCCACAGGAGGGATCACTCCCTCAGGAGTGATAACTCCCACAGAAGGGATCACTGTCACAGAAGGGATGACTTCCACAGGAGGGATGACTCCCACACTAGGGACCCCCCTACACGAGAGACCCGTCCCACAGGAGGGATGACTCCCACAGGAGGGATCATTCCCACAAAAGAGATCACTCCCACAGGAGGGATCACTCCCCCAAGAGGGATCACTCCCACAGGAGGGATCACTCCCACAGGAGGGATCACTCCCACATTAGGAATCACTCGCACAAAAGGGATGACTCCCACAGGAGGGATGACTCCCACAGGAGGGATGACTTCCACAGGAGGGATCATTCCCACAGGAGGAATCACTCCCACAGGAGGGATCACTCCTACAGGAAGGATCACTCCCACAGGAGGGATCACTCACACAGGAGGGATCACTCCCTGGAGGGATAACTCCCACAGGAGGGATCATTCCCACAAGAGGGATCATTTCCACAGGTGGGATGACTCCCACAGGAGGGATAACGCCCACAGGAAGAATCACTCCCAGAGGAGGAACCACTCCCAGAGGAGGGATCACACCCAAAGGAAGAATCACTCCCACAGGAGGAATCACTCCCACAGGAAGAATCATTCCCACAGGAGGGATCACTCCCACAGGAGGGATCGCTCCAACAGAAGGGATCACTCCCACAGGAGGGATGACTCCCACAGGAGTGATCACTCCCACAGGAGGGATGACTCCACAGAAGTGATCACTCCCACAGAAGGGATTACTCCCACAGGAGGGATGACTCCCACAGGAGGGATGACTCCACAGAAGTGATCACTCCCACAGGAGGGATGACTCCCACAGGAGGGATGACTCCCACAGGAGGGATGACTCCCACAGGAGGGATGACTCCACAGAAGTGATCACTCCCACAGGAGGGATGACTCCCACAGGAGGGATGACTCCCACAGGAAGGATCACTCCCACAGAAGTGATGACTCCCACAGGAGGGATGACTCCCATAGGAGAGATGACTTCCACATGAGGGATGACTCCCACAGGAGGGATGACTCCCACAGGAGACATGACTCCCACAGGAGGCATGAGTCCCACAGGAGGGATGACTCCCACAGGAGGAATGACTCCCACAGGAGGGATGACTCCCGCAGGAGGGATGACTCCCACAGGAGGGATGACTCCCACAGGAGGGATGACTCCCGCAGAAGGGATGACTCTCACAGGAGGCATGACTCCCATAGGAGGCATGACTCCCACAGGAGGAATGACTCCCACAGGAGGAATGACTCTCACAGGAGGGATGACTCCCGCAGGAGGGATGACTCCCACAGGAGGGATGACTCTCACAGGAGGCATGACTCCCATAGGAGGCATGACTCCCACAGGAGGAATGACTCACACAGGAGGAATGACTCCCACAGGAGGGATGACTCCCGCAGGAGGGATGACTCCCACAGGAGGGATGACTCCCACAGGAGGGATGACTCCCGCAGGAGGGATGACTTCCACATGAGAGATGACTCCCACAGGAGGGATGACTCTCACAGGAGGCATGACTCCCATAGGAGGCATGACTCCCACAGGAGGAATGACTCCCACAGGAGGGATGACTCCCACAGGAGGGATGACTCCCACAGGAAAGACCACTTCAGCAGGACTCTAGACAAGTAAGACAGGGTAAGGTAAGATTATTGGGTTTAATGCCTGTTGACTGTtcgtgggtcattaaggctgtagtCCAGTTTTAACATTAGCATCTAGACTGCTTTAATCCATTAAGAAAGGACTAAGCAAACTCTTGGTGGCTATACTCAGAGATATATATACACttctgtatataccctgagatatagtcatttcactgtatatacacttctcagtgtgtacAACCAGCGATATATATCTTCAAGTATATCTATACTTCACACAGTATGCATACCAGTCATGACGGACTTATACCTTGAGTGTCTCGGAGGTGCCTATAAGAGTGCCTATAAGAGAGGCAGATCACTTCGTGGAACATGTATAGATGGAAATGCACAGCTAGAAATTCTAACAAAGTGTTATTTTGTTAGTTAAAAACATAAGGTTGGTGGTGCGTGCGTATGCAATAACTGTGGGTCTCTAACAGGTGTTAGTAGATGTAACATTGTGTTAGACAGTGTGCAGGCATGAGTGGGTGAGCCAGATGATGAACTTATGCAAGAAAGAAATGATGAGATTGCACCAGTATCCTCAATAATCTAACCATCAACTTGTCCACCATACTGAAGATGAGAAACACATCTGCAGTGTAACGTATTTGGAATTGTAACTTAgaaattactttctgtgtttcaTTTTCAGTATTCCAGGCAGATGCACTTTCTCTTTTCCAGTTAGGAGACTAAAATATTTTGCTCGAAATTAAGATAATGTAGAATAGGTGCTAGTGACCTGGTGGTACACTATGGTACACAAAAGGTTCTAGTAATCAGTTTAAGGTAAACAGTCTATCTAGGTTCGTGTGAGATGCTGTAAGTTACGaccttgataatgttagttgAGTGTGAGCAGTAGCGACATATGCCTGGGCATGCTAGGTATGAGCTTCGTCAAGGTCAGTGAAAGTGTAGCATCATTTGTCTTACTGTACACCCTTCCACTGCACAGGCAGCACTTTTCTTTCCTTGTGaaactaaacccgtgtgggttagTCAGCTCAGGTAAAGTCTAATAACGAGATATTGTACCTAACTGGACTTACCGACTTGTCTATATACTGGCAGTTACGATACCAAACTATATAATTTTACTGCGATGTTGTACAGTACTAATAACAACTAGCGTTCCAAGATCACATCTTTTTCTACAGAATGAATATTATACCAGAGTGACAGATTTGAAGAGCAAATATAAGGAATGTGCTTTAAATTTAAGGTTATATGTCTTAATAACGGCAATTATACacgtgtgcgtttgtgtgtttgTGCTACTTGAGGCAGTAATCAAACTGTTTATTGAATACACGATTATATGTAGAAAATGTGATCAGATGAAAAATATTTAACAAGGTCTAGGAAGTAACTATATGCTCACTGTCATTGCTATACAAACAATGGCAACTTAAGCCTAGTAAATCATAATGTACGATAAAAGTTGCAAATATATCGACAAGAACCATAGCCCGTGGTCACACATGCAGCCTCAAGAGTCTATGTATTGTGAAAGGAAGGAatttagaatgaataaaattgGTGCATTATTAAATCGCAATGTATGTTAAATATAGAACATGCTTTGTATTAAAACCagttatatgtatatttttttcagaACTACTGTTTAAGAGGATATGTTTAAATGATATGTTAGCAACCCAGGCGGGAGTGATGTGCAGGCAAGGCCACTGCTACTATGAGTGCAAGAATGATGGCTAGACACAGGCAAGCTGGTGGACTGAGTCACACTCTGTACTCCTTAGAGTGTGGTCTCCACAAATAAATAAATCCTTTGCAAACACGAGGTATCTGATCAGCTCATGAAGAGAGCTTGTcgctttacaaaaaaaaaaaaaaagggtcttCGGTCGTGTCTCTTACACACGGCAGCAAGGTCCAAGTACCTACAGAACTAAGGTACGGCAACTCACAATGCAACAGTAACTCTCTGAAGAAACTTATACCCTGTATGTGCCATCACAGGTAGAGTTACCTGGTACCTACAGAACTAAGGTACGGCATGTCACAATACAGCGGTAACTCCTGAAGAAACTCGTAACTTGCATGTGCCATCAAAGACCGAGTTACCTAGTACCTACAGAACTAAGGTACGGCATGTCACAATACAACGGTAACTCTCTGAAGAACTTGCATGTGCCATCACAGGTAGAGTTACCTGGTACCTACAGAACTAAGGTACGGCAAGTCACAATACAGCAGTAACTCTCTGAAGAAACTTGGCATGTCTCAATACAGCGGTATCTCTCTGAAGAAACTCGTAACTTGCATGTGCCATCACAAGTAGAGTTATCTGGTACCTACAGAACTATGGTACGGTATGTCACAAGATAGCGGTATCTCTCTCAAGAAACATATCTTGCATGTGCCATCAAAGAACGAGTTACCTGGTAGGGAAAGCTCTACATCAGCAGGGGCTGCACCTGGTACCTGTCGTGGCGGCTCTGACGAGAGGATGGTAGAGTTGGCTACTCCCCTGGGGTCCACCGAGAACCCTCTCTCTATCTCCGAAGTCGCTTCTGTTGCTACTGATTTCGTAGGATCTTCCGGAACGATAGGATAAATTGTGAGGTTTTCTGAAATATCGTGTTCCTGTGGTCTTGAATATTTTTCCTGGGCCTCGTGATAATCGTAGAGTGTATCTTGGCTACCAGTTGGATATGGTTCTACACTGACGCCAAGCTCATGAATCGCATGGTCTTTTCCAAATACTGGAGGTGTCTCCTCACCATCCACACTTCTATCAGTTTCATTCCCATCGTCCACCTCATCTGACTCACCAGGTACTCCACTACTCGGCTCGTCTTCGTCCATAGTGTCGATAATTAAAGGCTCCACCGTAtaatcttcccttcctccttcatctACTGCTTCTGGTTCATAAATACTCGGGGTTGAGGAAGCTTCCTCGCTAAACTCTCCTCCAGGAATCACTTCTTCACTTGCAGTGTCAGTCAGTGGGAAGTACTCGTCTTCTGCTCCATAGTCTCCACTACTGGATCCTCCAGATATCCTGAGGCTCTCGTCGTCAGGAAAGACCAGAGTCAGATTATTTTCACCACTTGTAGCCTCTGTGACGGTATCTACCTTCTCATTAGACACACTCTCCGTGTAGTAATCTTCATTTCCACAACCCCTAACTGGGATGCGGTCATCACCACTAATTCCAGAGGGTGTGGAAGCCTCCTCACCACTCGCTGTTGTGACGTCGCCCTCATCACCACCTGAATAACAGTCATCACTACCAGAACCATCAGTGGGAGTGaacacaacatcactaccactactctcaACCGAACCATAACCTTCATCACTACCCTCTACTGAACCATAACCCTCGTCATCATATCTTACTGGAGGGAAAACTTCCTCTACTGGAGCAACAACTTCATCCTCTACTGGAGTAACAACCTCATCCACTACTGGAGTAACAACCTCATCCTCTGCTGTAGTAACAACCTCATCCTCTACTGGAGTAACAACCTCATCCTCTACTGGAGTAATAACCTCATCCTCTACTGGAGTAATAACCTCATCCTCTACTGGAGTAACAACCTCATCCTCTACTGGAGTAATAACCTCATCTTCTACTGGAGTAATAACCTCATCCTCTACCGGAACAACACCTACTGCAATGAAGCCCTCATCGTCATCCACATCCAGTGGAGAATAGACATCCTCATccacatcaacatcatcatccacTGTTGGAGAATAAaggtcactgtcaccaccatcatctaCGTGAGAATACAccctaccatcaccattatcTACTTGATAATAgacaccatcaccgtcaccatcaccgtcATCCACTGGAGAATAAACACCTGGATCAGGACCTTCTACTGGAGTGTCACCATCAGGACCCTCTACTGGAGTGTCACCATCAGGACCCTCTACTAGAATGTCACCATCAGGACCTTCTACTGGAGTGTCACCATCAAGGCCTTCTACTGAAGTGTCACCATCAGGACCCTCTACTGGAGTGTCACCCTCAAGACCTTCTACTGGAGTGTCACCATCAAGACTTTCTACTGGAGTGTCACCATCACGATCTTCTACTGGAATGTCACCATcagaactttctactggagtgTCACCAACACGACTTTCTACTGAAGTGTCAACATCAGGACCTTCTACTGGAGTGTCAACATCAAGACTTTCTACGGGAGTGTCACCATCAAGACTTTTTACTGGAGTGTCACCCTCAAGACCTTCTACTGGAGTGTCACCATCAAGACTTTCTACTGGAGTGTCACCATCAAGACTTTCTACTGAAGTGTCACCATCACGACCCTCTACTGGAGTGTCACCATCAAGACTTTCTACTGGAGTGTCACCATCAAGATTTTCTACTGGAGTGTCACCATCAAGACTTTCTACTGGAGTGTCACCATCACGACCCTCTACTGGAGTGTCACCATCAAGACTTTCTACTGGAGTGTCACCATCAGGACCTTCTACTGGAGTGTCACCATCAAGACTTTCAATTGGAGTGTCACCATCAGGACCTTCTACTGGAGTGTCAACATCAGGACCTTCTACTGGAGTGTCACCATCACGGCCTTCTACTGGAGCGTCACCATCAGGACTTCCTCCTGGAGCGTCACCATCAGAACTTTCTTCTGGATCATCACCATCAGGACTTTCTCCTGGAGCGTCACCATCAGGGCTTTCTACTGGAGCGTCACCATCAGGACTTTCTACTGGAGTGTCACCATCTGGACTTTCTTCTGGAGCGTCACCATCAGGACTTTCTCCTGGAGCGTCACCATCAGGACTTTCTACTGGAGCGTCACCATCAGGACTTTCTCCTGGAGCGTCACCATCAGGACTTTCTACTGGAGCGTCACCATCAGGACTTTCTACTGGAGCGTCACCATCAGGACTTTCTACTGGAGTGTCACCATCTGGACTTTCTACAGGAGCGTCATCGTCACCGGCGATGTGTTCGGTTTCAGGTTCGAACTTGGTTTCAGACTCAGGTTTGAACTTGAGCTCAGGCTTGTATTCGAATTTGAGATCGGTTTCAGGTTCAGGCTCGGGTTTAAAC from Cherax quadricarinatus isolate ZL_2023a chromosome 3, ASM3850222v1, whole genome shotgun sequence carries:
- the LOC128684045 gene encoding uncharacterized protein isoform X1, yielding MDPRRAYEIRMVAKDGPYETPSDIILIPPSEAMPAEATVATATSGNIECLYHGLKNAPSSEELSHFEQGGGLTAITQCEDVETDEGGSVYCNVRISKTQAEQLDPSSLSPDEGDDINQAPPHHHIDRIEFTPTADNDAAEILDGYEEAGGSHVQNTSRRRAGFNGGYTMVVDSNSSDQDYDYIYTSEDHYPTGIDGTTLLDYWQPESQPEPEPEPELEPEPEFEPEPELEPEPEPEPEPELEPEPEFEPELELEPEPEPEPEPELEPEPEFEPEPELEPEPEFEPEPELEPEPEFEPEPELEPEPETEPEPELEPEPEFEPEPELEPEPETEPELKPEFKPEPEPETDLKFEYKPELKFKPESETKFEPETEHIAGDDDAPVESPDGDTPVESPDGDAPVESPDGDAPVESPDGDAPGESPDGDAPVESPDGDAPGESPDGDAPEESPDGDTPVESPDGDAPVESPDGDAPGESPDGDDPEESSDGDAPGGSPDGDAPVEGRDGDTPVEGPDVDTPVEGPDGDTPIESLDGDTPVEGPDGDTPVESLDGDTPVEGRDGDTPVESLDGDTPVENLDGDTPVESLDGDTPVEGRDGDTSVESLDGDTPVESLDGDTPVEGLEGDTPVKSLDGDTPVESLDVDTPVEGPDVDTSVESRVGDTPVESSDGDIPVEDRDGDTPVESLDGDTPVEGLEGDTPVEGPDGDTSVEGLDGDTPVEGPDGDILVEGPDGDTPVEGPDGDTPVEGPDPGVYSPVDDGDGDGDGVYYQVDNGDGRVYSHVDDGGDSDLYSPTVDDDVDVDEDVYSPLDVDDDEGFIAVGVVPVEDEVITPVEDEVITPVEDEVVTPVEDEVITPVEDEVITPVEDEVVTPVEDEVVTTAEDEVVTPVVDEVVTPVEDEVVAPVEEVFPPVRYDDEGYGSVEGSDEGYGSVESSGSDVVFTPTDGSGSDDCYSGGDEGDVTTASGEEASTPSGISGDDRIPVRGCGNEDYYTESVSNEKVDTVTEATSGENNLTLVFPDDESLRISGGSSSGDYGAEDEYFPLTDTASEEVIPGGEFSEEASSTPSIYEPEAVDEGGREDYTVEPLIIDTMDEDEPSSGVPGESDEVDDGNETDRSVDGEETPPVFGKDHAIHELGVSVEPYPTGSQDTLYDYHEAQEKYSRPQEHDISENLTIYPIVPEDPTKSVATEATSEIERGFSVDPRGVANSTILSSEPPRQVPGAAPADVELSLPEFEEPTVGAVMEETNPILWTWFIIAVLVAVTMICIVFFSMWVYSQRLARVAELRAALYEGYEPAQPEPVKKEVDVEAAKPPPAQEDAVEDEMTANFQRKENRKSWYHVQLAAMMKRQETVQSVDSFASHDDDFAEYGDESMAIDLLSSVSLVTNPRHQRPPPAPRT
- the LOC128684045 gene encoding uncharacterized protein isoform X3; the protein is MDPRRAYEIRMVAKDGPYETPSDIILIPPSEAMPAEATVATATSGNIECLYHGLKNAPSSEELSHFEQGGGLTAITQCEDVETDEGGSVYCNVRISKTQAEQLDPSSLSPDEGDDINQAPPHHHIDRIEFTPTADNDAAEILDGYEEAGGSHVQNTSRRRAGFNGGYTMVVDSNSSDQDYDYIYTSEDHYPTGIDGTTLLDYWQPESQPEPEPEPELEPEPEFEPEPELEPEPEPEPEPELEPEPEFEPELELEPEPEPEPEPELEPEPEFEPEPELEPEPEFEPEPELEPEPEFEPEPELEPEPETEPEPELEPEPEFEPEPELEPEPETEPELKPEFKPEPEPETDLKFEYKPELKFKPESETKFEPETEHIAGDDDAPVESPDGDTPVESPDGDAPVESPDGDAPVESPDGDAPGESPDGDAPVESPDGDAPGESPDGDAPEESPDGDTPVESPDGDAPVESPDGDAPGESPDGDDPEESSDGDAPGGSPDGDAPVEGRDGDTPVEGPDVDTPVEGPDGDTPIESLDGDTPVEGPDGDTPVESLDGDTPVEGRDGDTPVESLDGDTPVENLDGDTPVESLDGDTPVEGRDGDTSVESLDGDTPVESLDGDTPVEGLEGDTPVKSLDGDTPVESLDVDTPVEGPDVDTSVESRVGDTPVESSDGDIPVEDRDGDTPVESLDGDTPVEGLEGDTPVEGPDGDTSVEGLDGDTPVEGPDGDILVEGPDGDTPVEGPDGDTPVEGPDPGVYSPVDDGDGDGDGVYYQVDNGDGRVYSHVDDGGDSDLYSPTVDDDVDVDEDVYSPLDVDDDEGFIAVGVVPVEDEVITPVEDEVITPVEDEVVTPVEDEVITPVEDEVITPVEDEVVTPVEDEVVTTAEDEVVTPVVDEVVTPVEDEVVAPVEEVFPPVRYDDEGYGSVEGSDEGYGSVESSGSDVVFTPTDGSGSDDCYSGGDEGDVTTASGEEASTPSGISGDDRIPVRGCGNEDYYTESVSNEKVDTVTEATSGENNLTLVFPDDESLRISGGSSSGDYGAEDEYFPLTDTASEEVIPGGEFSEEASSTPSIYEPEAVDEGGREDYTVEPLIIDTMDEDEPSSGVPGESDEVDDGNETDRSVDGEETPPVFGKDHAIHELGVSVEPYPTGSQDTLYDYHEAQEKYSRPQEHDISENLTIYPIVPEDPTKSVATEATSEIERGFSVDPRGVANSTILSSEPPRQVPGAAPADVELSLPEFEEPTVGAVMEETNPILWTWFIIAVLVAVTMICIVFFSMWVYSQRLARVAELRAALYEGYEPAQPEPVKKEVDVEAAKPPPAQEDAVEDEMTANFQRKQLAAMMKRQETVQSVDSFASHDDDFAEYGDESMAIDLLSSVSLVTNPRHQRPPPAPRT
- the LOC128684045 gene encoding uncharacterized protein isoform X5 encodes the protein MDPRRAYEIRMVAKDGPYETPSDIILIPPSEAMPAEATVATATSGNIECLYHGLKNAPSSEELSHFEQGGGLTAITQCEDVETDEGGSVYCNVRISKTQAEQLDPSSLSPDEGDDINQAPPHHHIDRIEFTPTADNDAAEILDGYEEAGGSHVQNTSRRRAGFNGGYTMVVDSNSSDQDYDYIYTSEDHYPTGIDGTTLLDYWQPESQPEPEPEPELEPEPEFEPEPELEPEPEPEPEPELEPEPEFEPELELEPEPEPEPEPELEPEPEFEPEPELEPEPEFEPEPELEPEPEFEPEPELEPEPETEPEPELEPEPEFEPEPELEPEPETEPELKPEFKPEPEPETDLKFEYKPELKFKPESETKFEPETEHIAGDDDAPVESPDGDTPVESPDGDAPVESPDGDAPVESPDGDAPGESPDGDAPVESPDGDAPGESPDGDAPEESPDGDTPVESPDGDAPVESPDGDAPGESPDGDDPEESSDGDAPGGSPDGDAPVEGRDGDTPVEGPDVDTPVEGPDGDTPIESLDGDTPVEGPDGDTPVESLDGDTPVEGRDGDTPVESLDGDTPVENLDGDTPVESLDGDTPVEGRDGDTSVESLDGDTPVESLDGDTPVEGLEGDTPVKSLDGDTPVESLDVDTPVEGPDVDTSVESRVGDTPVESSDGDIPVEDRDGDTPVESLDGDTPVEGLEGDTPVEGPDGDTSVEGLDGDTPVEGPDGDILVEGPDGDTPVEGPDGDTPVEGPDPGVYSPVDDGDGDGDGVYYQVDNGDGRVYSHVDDGGDSDLYSPTVDDDVDVDEDVYSPLDVDDDEGFIAVGVVPVEDEVITPVEDEVITPVEDEVVTPVEDEVITPVEDEVITPVEDEVVTPVEDEVVTTAEDEVVTPVVDEVVTPVEDEVVAPVEEVFPPVRYDDEGYGSVEGSDEGYGSVESSGSDVVFTPTDGSGSDDCYSGGDEGDVTTASGEEASTPSGISGDDRIPVRGCGNEDYYTESVSNEKVDTVTEATSGENNLTLVFPDDESLRISGGSSSGDYGAEDEYFPLTDTASEEVIPGGEFSEEASSTPSIYEPEAVDEGGREDYTVEPLIIDTMDEDEPSSGVPGESDEVDDGNETDRSVDGEETPPVFGKDHAIHELGVSVEPYPTGSQDTLYDYHEAQEKYSRPQEHDISENLTIYPIVPEDPTKSVATEATSEIERGFSVDPRGVANSTILSSEPPRQVPGAAPADVELSLPEFEEPTVGAVMEETNPILWTWFIIAVLVAVTMICIVFFSMWVYSQRLARVAELRAALYEGYEPAQPEPVKKEVDVEAAKPPPAQEDAVEDEMTANFQRKENRKSWYHVQLAAMMKRQETVQSVDSFASHDDDFAEYGDESMVGQTETLV
- the LOC128684045 gene encoding uncharacterized protein isoform X6, which encodes MDPRRAYEIRMVAKDGPYETPSDIILIPPSEAMPAEATVATATSGNIECLYHGLKNAPSSEELSHFEQGGGLTAITQCEDVETDEGGSVYCNVRISKTQAEQLDPSSLSPDEGDDINQAPPHHHIDRIEFTPTADNDAAEILDGYEEAGGSHVQNTSRRRAGFNGGYTMVVDSNSSDQDYDYIYTSEDHYPTGIDGTTLLDYWQPESQPEPEPEPELEPEPEFEPEPELEPEPEPEPEPELEPEPEFEPELELEPEPEPEPEPELEPEPEFEPEPELEPEPEFEPEPELEPEPEFEPEPELEPEPETEPEPELEPEPEFEPEPELEPEPETEPELKPEFKPEPEPETDLKFEYKPELKFKPESETKFEPETEHIAGDDDAPVESPDGDTPVESPDGDAPVESPDGDAPVESPDGDAPGESPDGDAPVESPDGDAPGESPDGDAPEESPDGDTPVESPDGDAPVESPDGDAPGESPDGDDPEESSDGDAPGGSPDGDAPVEGRDGDTPVEGPDVDTPVEGPDGDTPIESLDGDTPVEGPDGDTPVESLDGDTPVEGRDGDTPVESLDGDTPVENLDGDTPVESLDGDTPVEGRDGDTSVESLDGDTPVESLDGDTPVEGLEGDTPVKSLDGDTPVESLDVDTPVEGPDVDTSVESRVGDTPVESSDGDIPVEDRDGDTPVESLDGDTPVEGLEGDTPVEGPDGDTSVEGLDGDTPVEGPDGDILVEGPDGDTPVEGPDGDTPVEGPDPGVYSPVDDGDGDGDGVYYQVDNGDGRVYSHVDDGGDSDLYSPTVDDDVDVDEDVYSPLDVDDDEGFIAVGVVPVEDEVITPVEDEVITPVEDEVVTPVEDEVITPVEDEVITPVEDEVVTPVEDEVVTTAEDEVVTPVVDEVVTPVEDEVVAPVEEVFPPVRYDDEGYGSVEGSDEGYGSVESSGSDVVFTPTDGSGSDDCYSGGDEGDVTTASGEEASTPSGISGDDRIPVRGCGNEDYYTESVSNEKVDTVTEATSGENNLTLVFPDDESLRISGGSSSGDYGAEDEYFPLTDTASEEVIPGGEFSEEASSTPSIYEPEAVDEGGREDYTVEPLIIDTMDEDEPSSGVPGESDEVDDGNETDRSVDGEETPPVFGKDHAIHELGVSVEPYPTGSQDTLYDYHEAQEKYSRPQEHDISENLTIYPIVPEDPTKSVATEATSEIERGFSVDPRGVANSTILSSEPPRQVPGAAPADVELSLPEFEEPTVGAVMEETNPILWTWFIIAVLVAVTMICIVFFSMWVYSQRLARVAELRAALYEGYEPAQPEPVKKEVDVEAAKPPPAQEDAVEDEMTANFQRKQLAAMMKRQETVQSVDSFASHDDDFAEYGDESMGRFTDDGSLIYQKV
- the LOC128684045 gene encoding uncharacterized protein isoform X4 translates to MDPRRAYEIRMVAKDGPYETPSDIILIPPSEAMPAEATVATATSGNIECLYHGLKNAPSSEELSHFEQGGGLTAITQCEDVETDEGGSVYCNVRISKTQAEQLDPSSLSPDEGDDINQAPPHHHIDRIEFTPTADNDAAEILDGYEEAGGSHVQNTSRRRAGFNGGYTMVVDSNSSDQDYDYIYTSEDHYPTGIDGTTLLDYWQPESQPEPEPEPELEPEPEFEPEPELEPEPEPEPEPELEPEPEFEPELELEPEPEPEPEPELEPEPEFEPEPELEPEPEFEPEPELEPEPEFEPEPELEPEPETEPEPELEPEPEFEPEPELEPEPETEPELKPEFKPEPEPETDLKFEYKPELKFKPESETKFEPETEHIAGDDDAPVESPDGDTPVESPDGDAPVESPDGDAPVESPDGDAPGESPDGDAPVESPDGDAPGESPDGDAPEESPDGDTPVESPDGDAPVESPDGDAPGESPDGDDPEESSDGDAPGGSPDGDAPVEGRDGDTPVEGPDVDTPVEGPDGDTPIESLDGDTPVEGPDGDTPVESLDGDTPVEGRDGDTPVESLDGDTPVENLDGDTPVESLDGDTPVEGRDGDTSVESLDGDTPVESLDGDTPVEGLEGDTPVKSLDGDTPVESLDVDTPVEGPDVDTSVESRVGDTPVESSDGDIPVEDRDGDTPVESLDGDTPVEGLEGDTPVEGPDGDTSVEGLDGDTPVEGPDGDILVEGPDGDTPVEGPDGDTPVEGPDPGVYSPVDDGDGDGDGVYYQVDNGDGRVYSHVDDGGDSDLYSPTVDDDVDVDEDVYSPLDVDDDEGFIAVGVVPVEDEVITPVEDEVITPVEDEVVTPVEDEVITPVEDEVITPVEDEVVTPVEDEVVTTAEDEVVTPVVDEVVTPVEDEVVAPVEEVFPPVRYDDEGYGSVEGSDEGYGSVESSGSDVVFTPTDGSGSDDCYSGGDEGDVTTASGEEASTPSGISGDDRIPVRGCGNEDYYTESVSNEKVDTVTEATSGENNLTLVFPDDESLRISGGSSSGDYGAEDEYFPLTDTASEEVIPGGEFSEEASSTPSIYEPEAVDEGGREDYTVEPLIIDTMDEDEPSSGVPGESDEVDDGNETDRSVDGEETPPVFGKDHAIHELGVSVEPYPTGSQDTLYDYHEAQEKYSRPQEHDISENLTIYPIVPEDPTKSVATEATSEIERGFSVDPRGVANSTILSSEPPRQVPGAAPADVELSLPEFEEPTVGAVMEETNPILWTWFIIAVLVAVTMICIVFFSMWVYSQRLARVAELRAALYEGYEPAQPEPVKKEVDVEAAKPPPAQEDAVEDEMTANFQRKENRKSWYHVQLAAMMKRQETVQSVDSFASHDDDFAEYGDESMGRFTDDGSLIYQKV